The following are encoded together in the Lactuca sativa cultivar Salinas chromosome 1, Lsat_Salinas_v11, whole genome shotgun sequence genome:
- the LOC111887016 gene encoding probable pre-mRNA-splicing factor ATP-dependent RNA helicase DEAH2 isoform X1 — MDPKRKSKVSLFAVVDEATFTTKLNIDDGGTTAHGVYISNMSVVNRWNGRPYSQRYYDMLEKRTSLPVWRQKREFLKAFEDNQVLIIAGEPGSGKTTQISQFVLETIDVESAYKHKRFMVGCTQPHRLAAMSVSRRVAEEMDVTIGEEVGYSVRLEDSISDKTVLKYLTDGILLREAINDPLLWRYKVIILDEANERSLATDVLLGVLKGVLKKRPDLKLVVISETHKAKKFQSYFFGAPLIKVPGRLHPVEIFYTQEPERDYLEAAIRTVVQIHMCEPPGGILVFLAGEQEIEDACHKITELVSEMGDQLGPVKVVPLFSTLTPLMLNKIYEPPPSPLTKDGLAGRKIVVSTNIAETSFSIDDIVYVIDPGFAKQKVYNPRVHVDFSFVSPISKASAHLRSGCVGRTQRGKCFRLYTEKSFKNDLQPKTYPEILRSNIAHTVLTLKKLGIDDLIHFDFMDPPAPEALMRALEVLNYLGALDDNGNLTKLGEILSEFPLDPHIGKMLVASSKFNCSNEILSISAMLSA; from the exons ATGGATCCGAAGAGGAAGTCGAAGGTAAGCCTGTTCGCTGTGGTGGATGAAGCCACATTCACCACCAAGCTTAACATAGACGACGGCGGAACCACCGCTCACGGCGTCTATATTAGTAACATGTCGGTGGTCAACCGGTGGAATGGACGCCCATACTCACAGCGTTATTACGACATGTTGGAGAAGAGGACGAGTTTACCAGTCTGGCGTCAGAAAAGGGAATTTTTGAAAGCATTCGAGGATAATCAAGTTCTTATCATAGCCGGTGAACCTGGCAGCGGTAAAACCACACAG ATTTCTCAATTTGTTCTGGAAACCATTGATGTAGAAAGTGCTTATAAACACAAGAGATTCATGGTTGGATGCACTCAGCCTCATAGGCTGGCTGCAATGTCTGTTTCTCGTCGGGTTGCAGAAGAGATGGATGTAACCATTGGAGAAGAAGTAGGTTACAGTGTTCGTCTTGAGGACTCGATCAGTGATAAAACTGTTTTGAA GTATTTGACTGATGGTATACTTTTGAGAGAAGCCATTAATGATCCACTTCTATGGAGGTACAAAGTGATAATTCTTGATGAGGCCAATGAAAGATCATTAGCTACAGATGTGTTGCTTGGGGTTCTAAAGGGAGTGTTGAAGAAAAGACCCGATCTTAAGCTGGTTGTAATCAGTGAAACTCACAAGGCTAAAAAGTTTCAGAGTTATTTCTTTGGTGCACCTTTGATCAAAGTTCCTGGTAGACTTCATCCTGTTGAAATTTTCTACACCCAAGAACCTGAAAGGGACTACCTTGAAGCAGCAATCCGAACAGTGGTGCAAATACATATGTGTGAACCTCCAGGTGGCATACTTGTCTTCCTCGCTGGCGAGCAAGAGATAGAAGATGCATGTCACAAGATAACAGAATTAGTTTCCGAAATGGGAGATCAATTAGGGCCAGTGAAGGTTGTACCTCTGTTTTCTACACTCACTCCATTGATGCTGAACAAGATATATGAACCTCCTCCATCTCCATTAACTAAGGATGGTCTTGCTGGAAGAAAGATTGTAGTTTCAACAAACATTGCAGAAACTTCGTTCTCCATAGATGACATAGTCTATGTCATAGACCCTGGATTTGCAAAGCAAAAAGTCTACAATCCACGAGTGCATGTTGACTTTTCCTTTGTTTCCCCAATATCCAAAGCAAGTGCTCACCTGAGATCAGGTTGTGTTGGAAGAACACAACGGGGTAAATGTTTCAGACTCTACACAGagaaaagtttcaaaaatgaTCTTCAACCTAAAACCTACCCAGAGATCCTTCGATCAAACATTGCACATACAGTTCTTACTCTTAAGAAACTTGGTATAGATGATCTGATCCATTTTGATTTTATGGATCCTCCTGCTCCAGAAGCATTGATGCGGGCATTGGAGGTTTTGAATTACTTGGGAGCATTAGATGACAATGGAAACCTGACCAAATTGGGTGAAATCCTGAGTGAATTTCCCCTTGATCCACATATAGGAAAAATGCTTGTGGCAAGCTCTAAGTTCAACTGTTCAAATGAAATTCTTTCTATATCAGCAATGCTCTCAG CCTAG
- the LOC111887016 gene encoding probable pre-mRNA-splicing factor ATP-dependent RNA helicase DEAH2 isoform X2 yields the protein MDPKRKSKVSLFAVVDEATFTTKLNIDDGGTTAHGVYISNMSVVNRWNGRPYSQRYYDMLEKRTSLPVWRQKREFLKAFEDNQVLIIAGEPGSGKTTQISQFVLETIDVESAYKHKRFMVGCTQPHRLAAMSVSRRVAEEMDVTIGEEVGYSVRLEDSISDKTVLKYLTDGILLREAINDPLLWRYKVIILDEANERSLATDVLLGVLKGVLKKRPDLKLVVISETHKAKKFQSYFFGAPLIKVPGRLHPVEIFYTQEPERDYLEAAIRTVVQIHMCEPPGGILVFLAGEQEIEDACHKITELVSEMGDQLGPVKVVPLFSTLTPLMLNKIYEPPPSPLTKDGLAGRKIVVSTNIAETSFSIDDIVYVIDPGFAKQKVYNPRVHVDFSFVSPISKASAHLRSGCVGRTQRGKCFRLYTEKSFKNDLQPKTYPEILRSNIAHTVLTLKKLGIDDLIHFDFMDPPAPEALMRALEVLNYLGALDDNGNLTKLGEILSEFPLDPHIGKMLVASSKFNCSNEILSISAMLSVPNCFVQPRKAQKASVEAKARFRHIDGDHLTLLNVYHAYKRNNEDESWCSENFVNYRALKFADNVRHQLACIMIRLNLKLCSTDFNNRDYYTNIRKALLAGYFMQVAHLESKGHYLTMKDNLVVHLHPSNCLDHKPEWVIYNECVLTSKLFIQTVTDVRGQWLVEIAPHYYDLDNFPQCEAKQLLKKIYKKKEETRNKTR from the exons ATGGATCCGAAGAGGAAGTCGAAGGTAAGCCTGTTCGCTGTGGTGGATGAAGCCACATTCACCACCAAGCTTAACATAGACGACGGCGGAACCACCGCTCACGGCGTCTATATTAGTAACATGTCGGTGGTCAACCGGTGGAATGGACGCCCATACTCACAGCGTTATTACGACATGTTGGAGAAGAGGACGAGTTTACCAGTCTGGCGTCAGAAAAGGGAATTTTTGAAAGCATTCGAGGATAATCAAGTTCTTATCATAGCCGGTGAACCTGGCAGCGGTAAAACCACACAG ATTTCTCAATTTGTTCTGGAAACCATTGATGTAGAAAGTGCTTATAAACACAAGAGATTCATGGTTGGATGCACTCAGCCTCATAGGCTGGCTGCAATGTCTGTTTCTCGTCGGGTTGCAGAAGAGATGGATGTAACCATTGGAGAAGAAGTAGGTTACAGTGTTCGTCTTGAGGACTCGATCAGTGATAAAACTGTTTTGAA GTATTTGACTGATGGTATACTTTTGAGAGAAGCCATTAATGATCCACTTCTATGGAGGTACAAAGTGATAATTCTTGATGAGGCCAATGAAAGATCATTAGCTACAGATGTGTTGCTTGGGGTTCTAAAGGGAGTGTTGAAGAAAAGACCCGATCTTAAGCTGGTTGTAATCAGTGAAACTCACAAGGCTAAAAAGTTTCAGAGTTATTTCTTTGGTGCACCTTTGATCAAAGTTCCTGGTAGACTTCATCCTGTTGAAATTTTCTACACCCAAGAACCTGAAAGGGACTACCTTGAAGCAGCAATCCGAACAGTGGTGCAAATACATATGTGTGAACCTCCAGGTGGCATACTTGTCTTCCTCGCTGGCGAGCAAGAGATAGAAGATGCATGTCACAAGATAACAGAATTAGTTTCCGAAATGGGAGATCAATTAGGGCCAGTGAAGGTTGTACCTCTGTTTTCTACACTCACTCCATTGATGCTGAACAAGATATATGAACCTCCTCCATCTCCATTAACTAAGGATGGTCTTGCTGGAAGAAAGATTGTAGTTTCAACAAACATTGCAGAAACTTCGTTCTCCATAGATGACATAGTCTATGTCATAGACCCTGGATTTGCAAAGCAAAAAGTCTACAATCCACGAGTGCATGTTGACTTTTCCTTTGTTTCCCCAATATCCAAAGCAAGTGCTCACCTGAGATCAGGTTGTGTTGGAAGAACACAACGGGGTAAATGTTTCAGACTCTACACAGagaaaagtttcaaaaatgaTCTTCAACCTAAAACCTACCCAGAGATCCTTCGATCAAACATTGCACATACAGTTCTTACTCTTAAGAAACTTGGTATAGATGATCTGATCCATTTTGATTTTATGGATCCTCCTGCTCCAGAAGCATTGATGCGGGCATTGGAGGTTTTGAATTACTTGGGAGCATTAGATGACAATGGAAACCTGACCAAATTGGGTGAAATCCTGAGTGAATTTCCCCTTGATCCACATATAGGAAAAATGCTTGTGGCAAGCTCTAAGTTCAACTGTTCAAATGAAATTCTTTCTATATCAGCAATGCTCTCAG TTCCCAATTGCTTTGTCCAGCCTAGGAAGGCTCAGAAAGCTTCTGTAGAAGCAAAAGCGCGATTCAGACACATTGATGGGGACCACCTTACACTTTTGAATGTTTATCATGCTTACAAGCGAAATA ATGAGGATGAATCATGGTGTTCTGAGAACTTTGTCAATTATAGGGCTCTCAAGTTTGCAGATAATGTCAGGCATCAGCTAGCTTGTATAATGATTAGGCTCAACCTCAAGTTATGCAGCACCGATTTTAACAATCGTGACTACTATACCAACATAAGAAAGGCTTTGTTAGCAGGATACTTTATGCAAGTTGCCCATTTGGAAAGCAAAGGACATTATTTGACTATGAAAGATAATCTt GTAGTTCATTTGCATCCATCAAATTGTTTAGACCACAAGCCAGAGTGGGTTATTTACAACGAGTGTGTCTTAACAAGCAAGCTATTCATCCAAACAGTTACTGATGTTCGTGGGCAATG